From the Micromonospora lupini genome, one window contains:
- a CDS encoding NUDIX hydrolase, producing MAVPDYIVRMRKHIGHDLLWLPSVSAVIRNDADELLLGKRADDGRWSIISGFVESGEQPAAALLREVREETGLDVAPVRMSSAVSHPHTYPNGDQCEILNLGFLCRVVSGTARVNDDESVAVRWFPLDRLPELTPHDLLVIAYALRDNPLAGYLPPGTNWEDIPT from the coding sequence ATGGCGGTACCGGACTACATCGTGCGGATGCGCAAGCACATCGGTCATGACCTGCTGTGGCTGCCCAGCGTCAGCGCGGTGATCCGCAACGACGCCGACGAGCTGCTGCTCGGCAAACGCGCCGACGACGGGCGGTGGTCGATCATCAGCGGCTTCGTCGAGTCGGGCGAGCAGCCGGCCGCCGCGCTACTGCGGGAGGTGCGGGAGGAGACGGGACTGGACGTCGCGCCGGTCCGGATGTCAAGTGCCGTCTCGCACCCGCACACCTACCCCAACGGCGACCAGTGCGAGATCCTCAACCTGGGCTTCCTCTGCCGGGTGGTGTCCGGCACCGCGCGTGTCAACGACGACGAGTCGGTGGCCGTGCGGTGGTTTCCGCTGGACCGGCTGCCCGAGTTGACCCCACACGACCTGCTGGTCATCGCCTACGCGCTGCGCGACAACCCGTTGGCCGGCTACCTGCCGCCCGGCACCAACTGGGAGGACATTCCCACCTGA
- the panB gene encoding 3-methyl-2-oxobutanoate hydroxymethyltransferase: MTESTPNEVTALYGGPATRRIRTRDLIAAKERGERWPMLTSYDQYTAGIFDRAGVPVLLVGDSAANNVFGYETTLPVTIDDLLPLVRAVVRSTRQALVVGDLPFGSYEEGPTQALRTAVRFMKEGGCHAVKLEGGRRNAAQIAAIVGAGIPVMAHIGFTPQSEHTLGGYRVQGRGDTADEVLADARAVAEAGAFAVVLEMVPGEVAKQVTHELAIPTVGIGAGPDTDAQVLVWQDMAGLRTGKAPRFVKRYADLADVLTDATRRFADEVRGGEFPTAEHTF, from the coding sequence ATGACCGAGTCCACTCCGAACGAGGTGACCGCGCTGTACGGCGGACCGGCCACCCGTCGGATCCGCACCCGCGACCTGATCGCCGCCAAGGAACGCGGCGAGCGGTGGCCGATGCTCACCTCGTACGACCAGTACACGGCGGGGATCTTCGACCGGGCCGGCGTGCCGGTGCTGCTGGTCGGCGACTCGGCCGCAAACAACGTGTTCGGCTACGAGACCACCCTGCCGGTCACCATCGACGACCTGCTTCCGCTGGTACGGGCAGTGGTGCGCTCGACCCGGCAGGCCCTCGTCGTCGGCGACCTGCCGTTCGGCTCCTACGAGGAGGGGCCGACCCAGGCGCTGCGCACCGCCGTCCGGTTCATGAAGGAGGGTGGCTGCCACGCGGTGAAGCTGGAGGGTGGCCGCCGCAACGCCGCGCAGATCGCCGCGATCGTCGGGGCCGGTATCCCGGTGATGGCGCACATCGGCTTCACTCCGCAGAGCGAGCACACCCTGGGCGGCTACCGCGTGCAGGGCCGCGGCGACACGGCCGACGAGGTGCTGGCGGACGCGCGGGCGGTGGCCGAGGCGGGCGCGTTCGCGGTGGTGTTGGAGATGGTGCCGGGTGAGGTGGCCAAGCAGGTCACCCATGAACTGGCGATCCCCACGGTAGGCATCGGCGCGGGCCCGGACACCGACGCCCAGGTGCTGGTCTGGCAGGACATGGCCGGCCTGCGTACCGGCAAGGCGCCGCGTTTCGTGAAGCGTTACGCAGACCTGGCCGACGTCCTCACCGACGCCACCCGCCGCTTCGCCGACGAGGTTCGCGGCGGCGAGTTCCCGACAGCCGAACACACCTTCTAG
- a CDS encoding AraC family transcriptional regulator, translating into MLERLNEAMAHIERHLDEQIEVADLARIALTSEYHFRRLFSALAGIGLSEYIRRRRLTVAGADVLAGERTLLDVAVRYGYGSAEAFARAFHAVHGVGPGEARRTGAALRAQPRMSFRLTVEGSGSMEYRIVTKDAFALVGRKARVPLVHEGMNPAIVAFIRSIDQETTARIEALSDQEPSGIVNVSDNLADGRAEGSELDYWHGAVTGVTPPDDLDALPVTAGTWAVFTTSGAFPQAVQYLWRDVFTQWFPSNPYRSRPGPEISRVRVSADGTTADAELWIPVERVAT; encoded by the coding sequence GTGCTGGAGCGGCTCAACGAGGCCATGGCGCACATCGAGCGGCACCTCGACGAGCAGATCGAGGTGGCCGACCTGGCGCGGATCGCGCTGACGTCGGAGTACCACTTCCGACGGCTGTTCTCCGCGCTGGCCGGCATCGGACTGTCCGAGTACATCCGTCGGCGTCGGCTCACCGTCGCCGGGGCGGACGTGCTGGCGGGGGAGCGGACGTTGCTCGACGTCGCCGTGCGGTACGGCTACGGATCGGCCGAGGCGTTCGCCCGGGCGTTCCACGCCGTGCACGGCGTGGGGCCGGGAGAAGCCCGGCGTACGGGGGCAGCGCTGCGGGCCCAGCCCCGGATGTCCTTCCGGCTCACAGTCGAAGGGAGTGGCAGCATGGAGTACCGAATCGTCACCAAGGACGCGTTCGCGCTTGTGGGGCGCAAGGCCCGGGTTCCGCTCGTGCACGAGGGGATGAACCCGGCGATCGTCGCGTTCATCCGCAGCATCGACCAGGAGACGACCGCTCGGATCGAGGCGCTCTCCGATCAGGAGCCTTCCGGGATCGTCAACGTCAGCGACAACCTCGCCGACGGTCGGGCCGAGGGCAGCGAGTTGGACTACTGGCACGGGGCGGTCACCGGCGTCACGCCACCGGACGACCTGGACGCGCTGCCGGTGACGGCCGGAACGTGGGCCGTGTTCACCACCTCCGGCGCGTTCCCGCAGGCCGTGCAGTACCTGTGGCGGGACGTCTTCACCCAGTGGTTCCCGTCCAACCCGTACCGCAGCCGACCCGGACCGGAGATCTCCCGGGTGCGGGTGTCCGCGGACGGGACCACGGCGGACGCCGAACTGTGGATCCCCGTCGAGCGGGTCGCGACCTGA
- a CDS encoding RNB domain-containing ribonuclease, translated as MVIRRVLAPRIDFGALRRELGLPEGFPADAQREADAAAAAPPRPSVDRTDIPFVTVDPASSRDLDQAMHLARRPDGGYRVRYAIADVAAHVTPGGALEEETWRRGQTVYLPDGHVPLHPLTLSEGAASLLPDDDRAAVVWTIDLDADGGTVAVELERALVRSRAKLDYTGVQAAAEAGRLPEPIALLPEIGDRLTARGLRRGAINLPLPEQDVEPDGDGWRLVLRGPVPMEEHNAQISLLTGMAAADIMLAGGVGLLRTMPAPKPEAVQRLRAAAAPLGVHWPDGAGPGEVIAGLDAAQPRSAAFIDQAAELMRGAAYTAFDGARPEQPEHGGVAAAYAHVTAPLRRLADRYATEVCLALHAGREVPDWARAALPRLPEVMASTDRTASAASRGAVELTEAVLLEHRVGETFDAAVLDVDAPPNGKSRPRPPGGTVALDAPPVRGRCLGALPLGERVRVRLVTADPAVRTVLFELA; from the coding sequence GTGGTCATCCGACGCGTACTCGCGCCCCGCATCGACTTCGGCGCGCTGCGCCGCGAACTCGGCCTGCCCGAGGGTTTCCCGGCGGACGCCCAACGGGAGGCCGACGCGGCGGCTGCCGCGCCGCCCCGGCCGTCAGTCGACCGCACCGACATCCCGTTCGTGACTGTCGACCCGGCCAGCTCACGTGATCTGGACCAGGCGATGCACCTCGCCCGCCGGCCGGACGGCGGCTACCGGGTGCGGTACGCGATCGCGGACGTCGCCGCGCACGTCACGCCGGGCGGCGCGCTCGAGGAGGAGACCTGGCGGCGGGGGCAGACGGTCTACCTGCCCGACGGCCACGTGCCGCTGCACCCGCTGACGCTCAGCGAGGGCGCGGCCAGTCTGCTGCCCGACGACGACCGGGCCGCCGTCGTGTGGACCATCGATCTGGACGCCGACGGCGGCACCGTTGCCGTCGAGCTGGAGCGCGCTCTGGTGCGCAGCCGGGCGAAACTCGACTACACCGGGGTGCAGGCGGCGGCCGAGGCCGGCCGGCTGCCCGAGCCGATCGCGCTGCTGCCCGAGATCGGCGACCGCCTGACCGCCCGGGGGCTGCGCCGTGGCGCCATCAACCTGCCGCTGCCCGAGCAGGACGTCGAGCCCGACGGTGACGGCTGGCGGCTGGTGCTGCGCGGGCCGGTGCCGATGGAGGAGCACAACGCCCAGATCTCGTTGCTGACCGGGATGGCCGCCGCCGACATCATGTTGGCCGGCGGGGTGGGCCTGCTGCGTACGATGCCGGCACCGAAGCCGGAAGCCGTGCAACGCCTGCGGGCGGCCGCCGCTCCGCTGGGCGTGCACTGGCCGGACGGCGCGGGCCCCGGTGAGGTGATCGCCGGCCTGGACGCCGCGCAGCCGCGCTCCGCCGCGTTCATCGACCAGGCGGCCGAGCTGATGCGCGGCGCCGCGTACACCGCCTTCGACGGCGCCCGGCCGGAGCAGCCGGAGCACGGCGGTGTCGCCGCCGCGTACGCCCATGTCACGGCGCCGTTGCGGCGCCTGGCCGACAGGTACGCCACCGAGGTCTGCCTGGCCCTGCACGCGGGCCGGGAGGTGCCCGACTGGGCCCGCGCGGCGCTGCCCCGGCTGCCCGAGGTGATGGCCAGCACCGACCGGACCGCCTCGGCGGCCAGCCGCGGCGCCGTCGAACTGACCGAGGCGGTGCTGTTGGAGCACCGGGTGGGGGAGACCTTCGACGCGGCGGTGCTCGACGTCGACGCGCCGCCCAACGGCAAGTCCCGGCCCCGCCCGCCCGGCGGGACGGTGGCGCTGGACGCCCCACCGGTACGCGGCCGCTGCCTCGGTGCGCTGCCGCTCGGCGAACGGGTCCGGGTCCGCCTGGTCACCGCCGACCCGGCGGTCCGCACGGTGCTGTTCGAGCTGGCCTGA
- a CDS encoding GNAT family N-acetyltransferase, with translation MTTPEITLATPADRDAVVGTLVAAFVRDPILRHLFPDEDTYPRYAAVFFGDLFDKRVHLSSIWTIGGGASVAIWEPPAAVHTPTDADLAPDYPADVLARVRGYDEVVHAALPTYPFWYLGVLGTHPDSAGRAWGRAVMRAGLDRAAADGLPAILETSKPANVELYRRAGWEVVGSLPQPVPTWIMQQPTR, from the coding sequence GTGACAACGCCTGAGATCACTCTCGCCACGCCAGCGGACCGCGATGCGGTGGTCGGCACGCTTGTTGCCGCGTTCGTCAGGGATCCCATCCTGCGGCACCTGTTTCCGGACGAGGACACCTATCCGCGCTACGCCGCTGTCTTCTTCGGGGACCTCTTCGACAAGCGGGTGCACCTGTCGTCGATCTGGACGATCGGCGGAGGCGCCTCGGTAGCCATCTGGGAGCCGCCGGCCGCAGTGCACACGCCGACGGACGCCGACCTCGCCCCCGATTACCCGGCCGACGTGCTGGCCCGCGTGCGGGGCTACGACGAGGTCGTGCACGCCGCCCTGCCGACGTACCCGTTCTGGTATCTCGGCGTCCTGGGCACCCACCCGGACAGCGCCGGTCGCGCGTGGGGCCGTGCCGTCATGCGAGCCGGGCTGGATCGTGCCGCCGCCGACGGCCTGCCGGCGATCCTGGAGACCAGCAAGCCGGCCAACGTCGAGCTGTACCGCCGCGCCGGCTGGGAGGTCGTGGGCTCCCTGCCGCAGCCCGTGCCCACCTGGATCATGCAGCAGCCGACCCGCTGA
- a CDS encoding HNH endonuclease signature motif containing protein has translation MVEGLAQAEAAVAVCADTAVWSLGADDLVAALDAAHRIEQRLAAVKLALIRELDARGTPIAQGASCTAVWLRERLRLTVPAARRLVDLATTLDTGNPGIRKALADADITIDQARVIADTVTTVESAAGSAAAGKAVGVLVEWAGQFDPTLLRRLGTRILDHVAPDITDRAAQAALDAEDRRASRDRHVTLSTLADGRLRLTGILDTETAGLFRAATDPLTAPTGPDDQRSPGQRRHDALADLCRLSLRTRELPEHGGEPAQLVVTTSYDDLVQQLGTGTLDIGFDLTPQTVRRFACDATILPAVLGSAGQVLDVGRQRRLITGPLRRALVLRDRGCAFPGCDRPPRWCDAHHIRHWADGGGTSLRNAVLLCGHHHRHVHSGGWAVRSGGDGHPDFIPPAWLDPTQVPRRNHYHRRT, from the coding sequence ATGGTCGAGGGGTTGGCGCAGGCAGAGGCCGCAGTCGCGGTCTGCGCCGACACGGCGGTCTGGTCCCTCGGAGCGGATGACCTCGTCGCGGCGCTCGACGCCGCGCACCGCATCGAGCAGCGCCTCGCCGCCGTCAAACTGGCCCTGATCCGCGAACTCGACGCTCGCGGCACGCCCATCGCCCAGGGCGCGTCCTGCACGGCGGTGTGGCTGCGCGAGCGCCTGCGCCTCACCGTCCCCGCAGCCCGCCGCCTCGTCGACCTCGCCACCACTCTCGACACCGGCAACCCCGGCATACGAAAGGCGCTGGCCGACGCCGACATCACCATAGATCAGGCCCGGGTCATCGCCGACACCGTCACCACTGTCGAGAGCGCCGCCGGCAGCGCGGCCGCAGGCAAGGCCGTCGGCGTACTCGTCGAGTGGGCCGGGCAGTTCGACCCCACCCTGCTGCGCAGACTCGGCACCCGCATCCTCGACCACGTCGCACCCGACATCACCGACCGCGCCGCCCAGGCCGCCCTCGACGCCGAGGATCGCCGAGCCTCCCGCGACCGCCACGTCACCCTCTCCACGCTCGCCGACGGCCGCCTGCGCCTCACCGGCATCCTCGACACCGAGACCGCCGGCCTGTTCCGCGCCGCAACCGACCCACTGACCGCACCCACCGGTCCGGACGACCAGCGCTCCCCCGGGCAACGCCGCCACGACGCGCTCGCCGATCTCTGTCGACTCAGCCTGCGCACTCGTGAGCTACCCGAACACGGCGGCGAACCGGCGCAGCTCGTCGTCACCACGAGCTACGACGACCTCGTCCAGCAGCTCGGCACAGGCACTCTGGACATCGGTTTCGACCTCACCCCGCAGACCGTGCGGCGCTTCGCCTGCGACGCCACCATCCTCCCCGCCGTGCTCGGCAGCGCCGGCCAGGTCCTCGATGTCGGCCGGCAACGCCGCCTCATCACCGGCCCACTCCGACGCGCCCTCGTGCTCCGCGACCGCGGCTGCGCCTTCCCCGGCTGTGACCGCCCACCACGCTGGTGCGACGCCCACCACATCCGACACTGGGCCGACGGCGGCGGCACGAGCCTGCGCAACGCCGTGCTGCTCTGCGGGCACCACCACCGGCACGTCCACAGCGGCGGGTGGGCCGTCCGGTCGGGCGGCGACGGCCACCCGGATTTCATTCCGCCGGCCTGGCTCGACCCCACCCAGGTCCCCCGCCGCAACCACTACCACCGGCGGACGTGA
- a CDS encoding histone — MAEAQQATTRPAARRTTAKKTAAAERNTGASRTTPVRKSTTAAAKAPARKAAGGAGRAPAKKTTTAAKKAPAKKTATRTTATRTTASKTTASKAAASRTAASKAAPTRTAATKTAAAKSAAAKKTTARTSAAAKKAPAKTSTATRKTTTAAKRTPASTARKSTTAASRTTGTAKKTTGAAKKTTGAAKKTTASAAKRTTAAAKAPARKVATKASAVKKTAAKKAPAKKTAAKKAPARKTAAKKTASTRPSGGARNAPAKKAPAAKATGTSTITARKAAAKKAPAKKTTAAAKAPARKVTARPAAARATTPRGTRSTARKATG, encoded by the coding sequence ATGGCCGAAGCACAGCAGGCCACCACCCGTCCGGCCGCCCGACGCACCACCGCGAAGAAGACCGCCGCGGCGGAGCGCAACACGGGGGCGAGCCGGACCACCCCCGTGCGCAAGTCCACCACAGCCGCCGCGAAGGCGCCGGCCCGCAAGGCAGCCGGCGGCGCGGGGCGTGCCCCGGCCAAGAAGACCACCACGGCGGCGAAGAAGGCCCCGGCGAAGAAGACCGCGACCAGGACCACCGCGACCAGGACCACCGCGTCCAAGACGACCGCGAGCAAGGCCGCCGCGAGCAGGACCGCCGCGTCCAAGGCCGCCCCCACCAGGACGGCCGCCACCAAGACCGCGGCGGCGAAGAGCGCGGCGGCCAAGAAGACCACGGCCAGGACCAGCGCGGCGGCCAAGAAGGCCCCGGCCAAGACCTCGACCGCCACCCGCAAGACGACCACCGCCGCGAAGCGGACCCCGGCGTCCACGGCGCGCAAGAGCACCACCGCCGCGAGCAGGACGACGGGTACGGCGAAGAAGACGACAGGCGCCGCCAAGAAGACGACAGGCGCCGCGAAGAAGACCACGGCGTCGGCGGCGAAGCGGACCACTGCGGCTGCGAAGGCGCCCGCGCGCAAGGTCGCGACCAAGGCGTCCGCGGTGAAGAAGACGGCGGCCAAGAAGGCCCCGGCGAAGAAGACGGCGGCGAAGAAGGCTCCCGCCAGGAAGACCGCGGCGAAGAAGACCGCTTCCACCCGCCCGAGCGGCGGCGCCCGCAACGCCCCGGCGAAGAAGGCACCGGCCGCGAAGGCGACCGGCACCTCGACGATCACCGCCCGCAAGGCGGCGGCGAAGAAGGCCCCGGCGAAGAAGACCACCGCTGCGGCCAAGGCCCCGGCCCGCAAGGTGACCGCCCGCCCGGCCGCCGCACGAGCCACCACCCCCCGGGGTACGCGCAGCACCGCCCGGAAGGCGACCGGCTGA
- a CDS encoding Imm32 family immunity protein, translating to MELDYYSAGRGVDITSDRAAFCRLADQLRDIATIDDGGHVHLEYVEGHRYLAPGSVPLIVNSPCGGMPRR from the coding sequence ATGGAGCTTGACTACTACTCCGCTGGCAGAGGCGTCGACATCACGAGTGACCGGGCCGCTTTCTGTCGCCTCGCCGACCAGCTACGCGACATAGCCACCATTGACGACGGCGGCCACGTTCACCTGGAGTACGTCGAGGGCCACAGGTATCTGGCGCCGGGAAGCGTGCCGCTCATCGTCAACAGCCCCTGTGGCGGGATGCCCCGACGCTGA
- a CDS encoding M48 family metallopeptidase yields the protein MINVTTGAGACPGCGTTTTSIRDAVPWCPGCEWNLDAYDPRRREREFGWTWVDRWTHRLAFRATGRQFRQLVGRPLGGGGSNRARTLTAVASLLLIAAVLALAVVGGWLIVAFPFPNLAILLGVAMVGLAVALRPRFGRVDPDLEVLSRDRAPELFGLIDEVAAAVGAPAPDVVGVDGDINAYANAVGLRRRRVLGLGLPLWGSLPAGERVALLGHELGHFVNGDPRRGLLTQPAFTMLGSAADLFRPVRTTVGGGLVEMVGDALGRAFQWVVSRVLFGAHLVLVSVALRDSQRAEYLADDLAARVAGTTAATDLLDAMLAGESMALAVRVHARAGHGPDRWRSAFAEARAANTDRLPLLRQLSVRDEASLFAAHPPIGLRRRMLAGRPWQDPTVVVTPDRLERIDAELAGEYARFRRTVAWSG from the coding sequence GTGATCAACGTGACGACCGGTGCGGGGGCGTGCCCGGGATGCGGAACCACCACCACGTCGATTCGCGACGCGGTGCCGTGGTGCCCCGGCTGCGAGTGGAACCTGGACGCCTACGACCCACGGCGGCGCGAGCGCGAGTTCGGCTGGACCTGGGTCGACAGGTGGACCCACCGCTTGGCGTTCCGGGCAACCGGGCGGCAGTTCCGGCAGTTGGTCGGCCGTCCGCTCGGCGGTGGTGGGTCGAACAGGGCACGGACCCTGACCGCTGTGGCGTCTCTGCTGCTGATCGCAGCCGTGCTCGCCCTCGCGGTCGTCGGCGGGTGGCTGATCGTGGCGTTTCCCTTTCCCAACCTGGCGATCCTGCTGGGTGTGGCGATGGTCGGCCTGGCGGTCGCCCTCCGGCCGCGCTTCGGCCGGGTCGACCCGGATCTGGAGGTGCTGTCCCGCGACCGGGCGCCGGAGTTGTTCGGGCTGATCGACGAGGTGGCCGCGGCGGTCGGTGCGCCCGCGCCGGACGTGGTCGGCGTCGACGGCGACATCAACGCGTACGCGAACGCGGTCGGGTTGCGACGCCGCAGGGTGCTCGGGCTCGGGCTGCCGCTGTGGGGCTCGCTTCCCGCCGGCGAACGGGTGGCGTTGCTCGGGCACGAGCTCGGCCACTTCGTCAACGGCGACCCGCGTCGGGGTCTGCTCACCCAACCCGCGTTCACCATGCTCGGGTCGGCCGCCGACCTGTTCCGGCCGGTACGGACCACTGTCGGTGGCGGGCTGGTGGAGATGGTGGGTGACGCGCTGGGCCGCGCGTTCCAGTGGGTGGTGTCCCGGGTGTTGTTCGGCGCGCACCTGGTGCTGGTCAGCGTGGCGCTGCGGGACAGCCAGCGCGCCGAGTACCTCGCCGACGACCTGGCCGCCCGGGTCGCCGGCACGACTGCCGCAACCGACCTGCTCGACGCCATGCTGGCCGGCGAGTCGATGGCGCTGGCGGTGCGCGTCCACGCGCGGGCGGGGCACGGCCCGGACCGCTGGCGGTCGGCGTTCGCCGAGGCGCGCGCGGCCAACACCGACAGGCTGCCGCTGCTGCGTCAACTGTCGGTCCGCGACGAGGCCTCGCTCTTCGCCGCCCACCCGCCGATCGGACTGCGTCGCCGGATGCTCGCCGGACGCCCGTGGCAGGACCCGACAGTGGTGGTCACCCCCGACCGTCTGGAGCGGATCGACGCCGAGCTGGCCGGGGAGTACGCGCGCTTCCGTCGTACCGTCGCCTGGTCGGGCTGA
- a CDS encoding redoxin family protein, translating into MAVHLPPLNGAVEWLNSEPLGPAELRGRVVLVNFWTLTCINWLRQEPYVRAWSQAYRDDGLVVVGVHTPEFTFEHEVDWVRRAVAARSIDYPVAVDNDYAIWSAFANQYWPALYFVDTDGVIRDEHFGEGRYEQSERTLQDLLGIERNPVPVNGVGPEAEADWDSLRTPETYLGFRRGDHFASPNGAALDERRAYDLPASLALNQWALAGEWTIGSEHVALDRAGGSIAFRFHARDAHLVLTPGAGRSVPFRVLLDGQAPGPSHGVDVDADGNGVLADGRLHQLVRQHDAVRERTLEITFDEPGAAAYAFTFG; encoded by the coding sequence ATGGCCGTGCACCTGCCTCCGCTGAACGGCGCGGTCGAGTGGCTCAACTCCGAGCCGCTCGGCCCCGCCGAACTGCGCGGTCGCGTCGTGCTGGTGAACTTCTGGACGCTCACCTGCATCAACTGGCTGCGTCAGGAGCCGTACGTCCGGGCCTGGTCGCAGGCCTACCGCGACGACGGCCTCGTCGTCGTCGGGGTGCACACGCCGGAGTTCACCTTCGAGCACGAGGTCGACTGGGTGCGCCGGGCAGTCGCGGCGCGCTCGATCGACTACCCGGTCGCCGTCGACAACGACTACGCGATCTGGAGTGCCTTCGCCAACCAGTACTGGCCCGCGTTGTACTTCGTCGACACCGATGGCGTCATCCGCGACGAGCACTTCGGTGAGGGGCGCTACGAGCAGTCCGAGCGGACGCTTCAGGACCTGCTCGGCATCGAGCGCAATCCGGTACCCGTCAACGGGGTCGGCCCGGAGGCGGAGGCCGACTGGGACAGTCTGCGGACGCCCGAGACGTACCTCGGATTCCGTCGCGGCGACCACTTCGCGTCGCCCAACGGCGCGGCGCTCGACGAACGCCGCGCCTACGACCTCCCCGCGAGCCTTGCGCTCAACCAGTGGGCCCTGGCGGGGGAGTGGACGATCGGGTCGGAGCACGTCGCGCTCGACCGGGCCGGTGGCAGCATCGCCTTCCGGTTCCACGCACGCGACGCGCACCTCGTGCTGACCCCCGGGGCGGGACGGTCGGTTCCGTTCCGCGTGCTCCTCGACGGGCAGGCGCCCGGCCCGTCGCACGGTGTGGACGTCGACGCCGATGGCAACGGCGTCCTGGCCGACGGGCGCCTCCACCAGCTCGTACGCCAGCACGACGCGGTCCGGGAGCGGACCCTGGAGATCACGTTCGACGAGCCCGGCGCGGCGGCGTACGCCTTCACGTTCGGGTGA
- the npdG gene encoding NADPH-dependent F420 reductase, with protein sequence MAYDASTLPDVSGLTVGIIGGTGDQGRGLAYRLARAGQTVLIGSRSAERAAESAAEIAALPRMPADVRITGAANDEVARRSDVVIIAVPWDGHAATVAALAEPLAGTIVVDCVNPLGFDKQGPYALTVAEGSAVQQAAALLPDSRVCAAFNHVSAPLLADPEVDRIDLDVLICTEDRELVDIVGALAARIPGMRGIYAGRLRNAHQIEAFTANLIAINKRYKAHAGIRVTDL encoded by the coding sequence ATGGCATACGACGCGAGCACGCTGCCCGACGTGTCCGGGCTGACGGTAGGCATCATCGGCGGCACCGGCGACCAGGGCCGTGGCCTCGCCTACCGGCTCGCACGGGCCGGGCAGACGGTGCTGATCGGCTCCCGGTCGGCGGAGCGGGCCGCCGAGTCCGCCGCCGAGATCGCGGCCCTGCCCCGGATGCCTGCGGACGTCCGCATCACCGGCGCGGCCAACGACGAGGTGGCCCGCCGCAGCGACGTGGTGATCATCGCGGTGCCGTGGGACGGGCACGCCGCGACGGTCGCCGCCCTCGCCGAGCCGCTCGCCGGAACGATAGTCGTCGACTGCGTCAACCCGCTGGGCTTCGACAAGCAGGGCCCGTACGCCCTCACCGTCGCCGAGGGCAGCGCCGTCCAGCAGGCAGCCGCGCTGCTGCCCGACTCCCGCGTCTGCGCCGCGTTCAACCATGTCAGCGCCCCGCTGCTGGCCGATCCCGAGGTCGACCGGATCGACCTCGACGTGCTGATCTGCACCGAAGACCGGGAACTCGTCGACATCGTCGGAGCGCTCGCCGCCCGGATCCCCGGGATGCGCGGCATCTACGCCGGCCGGCTGCGCAACGCCCACCAGATCGAGGCGTTCACGGCGAATCTGATCGCCATCAACAAGCGCTACAAGGCCCACGCCGGCATCCGCGTCACCGACCTCTGA